From the Streptomyces sp. SN-593 genome, the window TGGAAGGTCGGCGAGGAGCGGGCGCTGAAGGTGCTGGGTGCCTCCGGCGAGGGCGGCACGGTCGCCTGGCACAAGATGGGCGAGGGCTGGTCCTGGGTGCAGCGCGACCTCGCCTCCAGCGAGGAGGCGGCCCGGGAGGGCTGGGCGCAGGTCAGGCGCGACCTCGCGGCGGAGACCTACCGGCTGTACGTCCTGGACGAGTTCGCGTACCCGATGCACTGGGGATGGGTACCGGTGCGGGAGGTGGTGGAGGTGCTGCGGGAACGCCCCGGCACCCAGCACGTGGTGGTCACCGGGCGCAACGCGCCGGCCGAACTCCTCGACCACGCGGACCTGGTGACGGAGATGGGGAAGGTCAAGCACCCGATGGACAGCGGGCAGAAGGGGCAACGGGGGATCGAGTGGTGAGTGCTGGGACCCGTACGGAGTCCGCGGTCCCGGGGTCCGCAGTCCCGGGGTCCGCGGTCCCGAGGTTCGTGGTCGCCGCGCCGGCCTCGCGCAGCGGCAAGACGACGGTGGCCACCGGGCTGATGGCCGCGTTCGCCGCGCGCGGCCTCGCGGTGTCCCCGCACAAGGTCGGCCCGGACTACATCGACCCGGGCTACCACGCGCTCGCCACCGGCCGGCCCGGCCGCAACCTCGACCCGTACCTGTGCGGGGTGGACCGCATGGTGCCGCTGTTCCTGCACGGCGCGGCCGGGGCGTCGCTCGCCGTGGTCGAGGGCGTGATGGGCCTGTTCGACGGTGCCACCGGGCACGGTGAGCTGGCCTCGACCGCGCAGGTCGCCAAGGTGCTGTCCGCGCCCGTCGTGCTGGTGGTGGACGCCTCCGCGCAGGCGCGGTCGGTGGCCGCGCTGGTGCACGGCTTCGCCTCCTTCGACCCGGGGGTGCGGATGGGCGGAGTGGTGCTCAACAAGGTCGGTTCGGCGCGCCACGAGGAGATCCTGCGCGCGGCCCTGGAGGAGGTCGGCATCCCGGTGCTGGGCGCGCTGGGCCGCTCCGACGTGCTCGCAGTGCCGGCCCGGCACCTCGGACTGGTGCCGGCGGCCGAGCGGCGCGCGGAGGCGGTGGCGTGGGTCGGGGCGGTGGCGGACCGGGTGGCCGCGGGCTGCGACCTGGACGCCCTGCTGGCGCTCGCGCGCACCGCTCCCCCGCTGGCGGGCCCCGCGTGGGATCCGGCCGCGGCGGTGGCGGGGTCGGCTGACGGCGTGGCGGCGGGTGCTGGAGAGGCGACCGTCCCCGGCGGCCCGGCGGCGGACGGCCCGGCGAGGGGCGGTCCGGCGACAGGTGGTCCGGCAGACCGCGACGGAGCGGACGGCGACCTGGCGGGCCGGGACGGGCCGCGGCGCACGGGTGCCCGGCCCGTGGTCGCGGTGGCCCGCGGCGCCGCCTTCACCTTCGCCTACCCCGAGCACGAGGAGCTGCTGAGCGCCGCGGGCGCCGACGTCGTCGGCTTCGACCCGCTCACCGACGAGGCGCTGCCGCCCGGTACCCGCGGGGTGGTGATCGGCGGCGGCTTCCCCGAGATGTACGGGCCCGAACTGTCGGCGAACGGCGCGCTGCGCCGCGACGTCGCGCGCTTCGCCGGGCCGGTGGCCGCGGAGTGCGCCGGACTGCTGTACCTGGTCAGGGAGTTGGACGGGCACCCGATGTGCGGGGTGCTCGACGCCAAGGCGTGGATGGGCGCCCGGCTGACGCTCGGCTACCGCGAGGCGGTGGCCGTCGGCGACAGCGTGCTGGCCGCCGCCGGGACGCGGGTGCGCGGCCACGAGTTCCACCGCACCCGGGTCGAACCCGACGCCGGCCCGGCCCCGGCGTGGGGGTTCGTGCGCCCCGAGCGCCGCGTCGAGGGCTTCGTCCACCACCGCGTGCACGCCTCCTACCTGCACACGCACTGGGCCGCCGAACCCGCCCTCGCCCGGCGCTTCGTCGCCTCCTGCGCCGCGCGTCCGCCGCGATGAGCGGGCCCTACTACGTCGGCGTGGG encodes:
- the cobO gene encoding cob(I)yrinic acid a,c-diamide adenosyltransferase — protein: MPQGQPSVVPDDGLTTRQRRNRPLTIVHTGPGKGKSTAAFGLALRAWNQGWPVGVFQFVKSAKWKVGEERALKVLGASGEGGTVAWHKMGEGWSWVQRDLASSEEAAREGWAQVRRDLAAETYRLYVLDEFAYPMHWGWVPVREVVEVLRERPGTQHVVVTGRNAPAELLDHADLVTEMGKVKHPMDSGQKGQRGIEW
- a CDS encoding cobyrinate a,c-diamide synthase, producing the protein MSAGTRTESAVPGSAVPGSAVPRFVVAAPASRSGKTTVATGLMAAFAARGLAVSPHKVGPDYIDPGYHALATGRPGRNLDPYLCGVDRMVPLFLHGAAGASLAVVEGVMGLFDGATGHGELASTAQVAKVLSAPVVLVVDASAQARSVAALVHGFASFDPGVRMGGVVLNKVGSARHEEILRAALEEVGIPVLGALGRSDVLAVPARHLGLVPAAERRAEAVAWVGAVADRVAAGCDLDALLALARTAPPLAGPAWDPAAAVAGSADGVAAGAGEATVPGGPAADGPARGGPATGGPADRDGADGDLAGRDGPRRTGARPVVAVARGAAFTFAYPEHEELLSAAGADVVGFDPLTDEALPPGTRGVVIGGGFPEMYGPELSANGALRRDVARFAGPVAAECAGLLYLVRELDGHPMCGVLDAKAWMGARLTLGYREAVAVGDSVLAAAGTRVRGHEFHRTRVEPDAGPAPAWGFVRPERRVEGFVHHRVHASYLHTHWAAEPALARRFVASCAARPPR